A region from the Bacteroidales bacterium genome encodes:
- a CDS encoding ATP-binding cassette domain-containing protein, whose translation MALDTIIEFANASLYQEGQLILSEVNFSVEKGEFVYLIGKVGSGKTSVIKTITAEIELKEGEVRVSEFDLRKLKRKQVPYLRRKIGTVFQDFQLLTDRSVHDNLLFVLRATGWKNKAEIEQRIKDVLEKVGLQNKEHKMPHQLSGGEQQRVVIARALLNDPEIILADEPTGNLDPETSEEIMRLLHDIPATGRAVIMATHNYALLKKYPARTLKCERGSVSESEQMSEIDFESLME comes from the coding sequence ATGGCTCTTGATACGATTATAGAATTCGCTAATGCCTCGTTATACCAAGAGGGGCAACTTATACTCTCGGAGGTAAATTTTTCGGTTGAGAAGGGGGAATTTGTCTATTTAATAGGCAAGGTAGGAAGTGGGAAAACCAGCGTAATTAAAACAATTACCGCTGAGATTGAACTTAAGGAGGGTGAGGTTCGTGTATCGGAGTTTGATCTTCGTAAATTAAAACGTAAACAAGTACCATACCTACGAAGGAAGATTGGCACAGTTTTCCAGGATTTTCAACTGCTAACGGATCGTTCGGTGCATGATAATCTTCTTTTTGTGCTTCGTGCTACGGGGTGGAAGAATAAAGCCGAGATTGAGCAGCGTATTAAGGATGTTCTTGAGAAGGTTGGATTACAGAATAAGGAGCATAAGATGCCGCATCAGCTATCGGGCGGTGAGCAGCAAAGGGTGGTAATAGCCAGAGCATTGCTAAACGATCCTGAGATTATCCTTGCCGATGAGCCTACCGGCAACCTCGACCCTGAAACCTCGGAAGAGATTATGCGCTTGCTTCATGATATCCCTGCAACAGGAAGGGCGGTAATAATGGCAACTCATAATTATGCTTTGCTAAAAAAGTACCCTGCAAGAACGCTTAAGTGCGAAAGGGGAAGTGTCTCCGAATCGGAGCAAATGTCAGAAATCGATTTTGAAAGTTTGATGGAGTAA
- a CDS encoding cation/H(+) antiporter, with amino-acid sequence MTKNIFTYLTIIGVFVSLIWVIIDKGNQIVRTENSVLIQNIDNNALPNKAKLVVVDSQESILQQLSNNIKYPISILLLQVIVILITSKIFGLITKKLGQQTVIGEIIAGIFLGPSLLGWLFPSLSAFIFPHDSFISLQFLSQIGLAFFMFVVGMELDFGKIKNKAHDAILISHVSIIFPFFLGTCLSYFIYKELAPRNVNFISFALFMGIALSITAFPVLARILKERELTRSPLGVLAITCAAADDVTAWCILAAVVAIVKAGSIVNALFTIVLAIFYILIMLKVIKPWLQRISDKRINGVDISKTIIAISFFVLLLSAYFTEIIGIHALFGSFIAGVIMPNNIRFKEILTDKIEDVSTVLLLPIFFAFTGLRTQIGLLNAVHLWSLCGIIILIAVIGKLGGSTFTARIVGRSWKDSLSIGALMNTRGLMELVVLNIGFDLGILSPEIFAIMVLMALSTTFMTGPLLDLINYSFKKGTVYESS; translated from the coding sequence ATGACTAAAAACATTTTTACTTATCTTACAATTATCGGGGTGTTTGTTTCACTCATTTGGGTTATTATAGATAAAGGAAATCAAATTGTTCGAACAGAGAACTCTGTACTTATTCAGAATATAGATAATAACGCTTTACCTAATAAGGCAAAACTAGTAGTTGTTGACTCTCAAGAGAGTATATTGCAACAATTATCAAATAATATTAAATATCCTATTAGTATTTTACTGCTGCAAGTAATAGTAATTCTAATTACATCAAAAATATTCGGGTTAATTACAAAAAAACTAGGTCAGCAAACGGTAATAGGCGAAATAATAGCAGGAATATTTCTTGGCCCATCATTATTGGGCTGGTTGTTCCCTAGTTTATCAGCCTTTATATTCCCGCATGACTCGTTTATATCACTTCAATTCTTAAGTCAAATAGGACTTGCTTTCTTTATGTTTGTTGTTGGAATGGAGTTGGACTTTGGTAAAATCAAGAATAAAGCTCATGATGCAATTCTTATTAGCCATGTAAGTATAATTTTCCCATTTTTCCTTGGCACATGCCTATCATATTTCATATATAAGGAATTAGCCCCTAGAAATGTTAACTTTATTTCTTTTGCTTTATTTATGGGAATTGCATTAAGCATAACTGCTTTTCCTGTTTTAGCCCGTATTCTTAAAGAGCGTGAATTAACCCGAAGCCCATTAGGGGTATTGGCTATTACTTGTGCTGCCGCTGATGATGTAACTGCATGGTGCATTCTTGCTGCTGTTGTTGCCATTGTCAAAGCAGGAAGTATTGTGAACGCCTTATTTACAATTGTATTAGCGATTTTTTACATTTTGATTATGCTTAAGGTGATTAAACCATGGTTGCAAAGAATTAGTGATAAGCGAATTAATGGTGTGGATATTAGTAAAACTATTATAGCAATCTCATTCTTTGTTCTTTTGCTTTCGGCATATTTTACTGAAATTATCGGAATTCATGCTCTATTTGGTTCGTTTATAGCCGGTGTTATTATGCCCAATAATATTAGATTTAAAGAGATATTAACGGATAAAATTGAAGATGTTAGCACTGTGCTGTTATTGCCAATATTTTTTGCATTTACAGGTCTGAGAACACAAATCGGGTTATTAAATGCAGTTCATTTATGGTCTTTATGCGGAATTATTATCTTAATAGCAGTAATCGGGAAATTAGGAGGTAGTACATTTACTGCCAGAATTGTTGGTCGTTCATGGAAAGATTCTCTTTCAATAGGTGCATTAATGAACACAAGGGGGCTGATGGAACTTGTTGTTTTAAATATTGGTTTCGATTTAGGGATTTTAAGTCCTGAAATATTTGCAATCATGGTGTTAATGGCACTCAGCACTACTTTTATGACAGGCCCCTTGCTCGACTTAATAAATTATTCTTTTAAAAAAGGCACTGTTTATGAATCTTCATAA
- a CDS encoding ABC transporter permease gives MFDLDRWQEIYTALKSNKLRTFLTAFGVFWGIFMLIVMLGSGKGLENSAFEDMGDYATNSAFIWAGRTSMPYDGYPRGRRYNFTNEDMKALKESIPEIAILAPRLQGGGNGDGENNVTRGLKTGAFTIQGDYPEINTIDPNKLLKGRFVNYKDIDENRKVCVIGTRVCEILFEKDEEPLGKYIRIKGVYFQVVGVFEPKNKIAFAGEKEQTIFLPFTTLQKVYNFGDEVHYFSVTAKANIPVSLVDKKCRSLIRERHHIHPEDMQAVEGFNLEERFNSMRGLFAGIATLMWIVGIGTLMAGVIGVSNIMLIIVNERTKEIGIQRAIGATPVKIISQIIMESVILTAVAGYTGLVAGISIVEIVNYSMESSGMKVEMFKHPEVDLNVALLSLAILVVSGVFAGMIPAKRAISIKPIDALRNE, from the coding sequence ATGTTTGACCTCGATCGTTGGCAGGAGATATATACCGCTTTAAAAAGTAACAAGTTGCGTACTTTCCTAACTGCTTTTGGCGTGTTTTGGGGTATATTCATGCTCATTGTAATGTTGGGCTCGGGCAAGGGTCTTGAGAACTCAGCATTTGAGGATATGGGAGATTATGCCACCAATAGCGCCTTTATTTGGGCTGGAAGAACATCAATGCCATACGATGGTTATCCGCGTGGAAGGAGATACAACTTTACCAATGAGGATATGAAAGCCCTCAAAGAGAGTATCCCTGAAATTGCTATCCTAGCACCACGCTTGCAAGGAGGAGGAAACGGTGATGGGGAGAATAACGTAACTAGAGGGTTGAAAACGGGAGCATTTACTATACAGGGTGATTATCCTGAAATTAATACTATTGATCCAAACAAATTGCTTAAGGGGCGGTTTGTAAACTATAAAGATATTGATGAGAACCGAAAAGTATGTGTAATTGGAACAAGGGTTTGTGAGATTCTTTTCGAAAAGGATGAGGAACCGTTGGGAAAGTATATCAGAATCAAAGGTGTTTATTTTCAGGTTGTAGGGGTATTTGAGCCTAAGAATAAAATTGCTTTTGCTGGCGAAAAGGAGCAAACTATCTTTCTCCCATTCACAACCCTACAAAAAGTATATAATTTTGGCGATGAGGTTCATTACTTTTCAGTAACGGCAAAAGCCAATATCCCTGTTTCATTAGTTGATAAAAAATGTCGTAGCCTGATTCGGGAGCGACATCATATACATCCAGAAGATATGCAGGCCGTAGAAGGGTTTAACCTTGAGGAGCGATTCAATAGTATGCGTGGATTATTTGCAGGAATTGCAACTTTGATGTGGATAGTTGGCATTGGAACCCTAATGGCTGGAGTAATAGGGGTTAGCAACATTATGCTGATTATTGTAAATGAAAGAACAAAAGAAATTGGAATTCAAAGGGCAATTGGAGCTACTCCTGTTAAAATTATCAGCCAAATAATAATGGAATCGGTTATCTTAACCGCAGTAGCCGGATATACTGGATTGGTAGCAGGTATTAGTATTGTTGAGATTGTAAATTATTCAATGGAATCGTCGGGGATGAAAGTTGAAATGTTCAAACATCCCGAGGTGGATCTAAATGTTGCCCTTTTATCTCTTGCAATACTTGTTGTTTCAGGAGTTTTTGCAGGGATGATACCTGCAAAACGTGCAATAAGTATTAAACCAATTGATGCGTTGCGGAATGAATAA
- a CDS encoding ABC transporter ATP-binding protein, with amino-acid sequence MIRIENIHKSYVTGLNKLHVLKGFDLNIAEGELVSIMGSSGSGKSTLLNILGILDNYDEGKYYLDNMLISNMSETKAAMLRNKYIGFVFQSFNLISFKNAMENVALPLYYQNVGRKKRNMIALEYIEKMGLMEWAEHLPNELSGGQKQRIAIARALITKPRVILADEPTGALDSATSIEVMKIFKEINDSGVTVLIVTHEKDISEMTNKIIRLKDGLIESIEDRKVISENLSNSLSYV; translated from the coding sequence ATGATTCGAATTGAAAATATCCACAAATCGTATGTAACCGGCCTGAATAAATTGCATGTTTTAAAAGGATTCGATTTAAACATTGCCGAGGGCGAATTGGTGTCCATTATGGGCTCCTCTGGTTCGGGGAAGTCCACATTACTAAACATTTTGGGTATTCTGGATAATTACGATGAGGGGAAATACTATCTCGACAATATGTTGATTAGTAATATGTCCGAAACAAAAGCAGCAATGCTACGCAACAAGTACATTGGTTTTGTATTCCAATCGTTCAACCTTATTTCTTTTAAAAATGCAATGGAAAATGTTGCCCTGCCTCTTTATTACCAAAATGTAGGGCGAAAAAAAAGGAATATGATAGCCTTAGAATATATAGAGAAAATGGGGTTGATGGAATGGGCGGAACATCTTCCAAATGAATTATCAGGAGGACAAAAACAACGAATTGCTATTGCCAGAGCATTGATAACCAAACCAAGAGTTATTTTGGCGGATGAACCAACCGGGGCACTGGATTCTGCAACTTCAATTGAGGTAATGAAAATATTTAAAGAGATAAATGACTCTGGAGTAACCGTACTAATTGTGACCCATGAAAAGGATATTTCAGAAATGACAAATAAGATAATCAGACTGAAAGATGGATTGATTGAATCAATTGAGGACAGAAAGGTAATATCAGAAAATCTTTCAAATAGCTTGAGTTATGTTTGA
- a CDS encoding ABC transporter permease, translating to MFDLDKWQEIISTIKKNRLRTALTAFSVAWGIFMLIVLLGTGSGFQKGVETEFKNDAANSISIFPGQTSMTHNGLSVGRSINFTNEDYDQVNQKIAGIEYISSRYYTSGSGTTSYKKEYGKFEIVSCHPNNQKIENASMVEGRFINDVDIIKFRKIACIGTKIVEALFKNRENPIDKYIKINGIPFQVVGVFTDPNERDRNRIYIPISTAQKVFNGGNTIHRLTFTSTKNEEESELMIAELKRDFAKRHNFNSEDEKALYVNNTLKIFKKYQNLFAGIRMFVWIIGIGTIIAGIVGVSNIMMIVVKERTKEIGIRKAIGASPGSIVSLILLESILITSVAGYIGLVLGVGLLELLKPVFETVPYMKDPQANFSVALYATLLLIISGALAGFVPANRAAKIKPIIALRDE from the coding sequence ATGTTTGATTTGGATAAGTGGCAAGAAATAATCAGTACCATTAAAAAAAATAGACTTCGGACAGCACTAACGGCATTTAGTGTTGCTTGGGGAATATTTATGTTAATTGTTTTACTTGGTACTGGAAGCGGATTTCAAAAAGGTGTTGAAACTGAATTTAAAAACGATGCTGCAAATAGTATTTCCATTTTCCCTGGTCAAACAAGCATGACTCATAACGGTTTATCAGTTGGCCGAAGCATCAACTTTACTAACGAGGATTACGATCAGGTTAATCAAAAAATCGCTGGGATAGAATATATCTCATCAAGGTATTATACAAGCGGAAGCGGTACAACTTCCTATAAAAAGGAATACGGAAAATTTGAAATTGTTAGCTGCCATCCAAACAATCAGAAAATTGAAAATGCCTCAATGGTTGAGGGTCGGTTTATAAACGATGTAGATATTATCAAATTTAGAAAAATTGCTTGCATAGGAACAAAAATAGTTGAAGCGTTGTTCAAGAACAGAGAAAACCCTATAGATAAGTATATAAAAATAAATGGCATACCATTTCAAGTAGTTGGCGTTTTTACTGACCCGAACGAAAGAGACCGAAATCGAATTTATATTCCAATTTCCACAGCACAAAAAGTGTTTAATGGCGGGAATACCATCCACCGTTTGACTTTTACATCTACAAAAAACGAGGAAGAAAGCGAACTAATGATTGCTGAGCTAAAACGTGATTTTGCCAAACGTCACAATTTCAACAGTGAGGATGAAAAAGCGCTCTACGTCAACAACACCTTAAAGATATTTAAAAAATATCAGAACCTATTTGCCGGAATTCGCATGTTTGTTTGGATTATAGGTATTGGAACTATTATTGCTGGAATTGTAGGGGTGAGCAATATTATGATGATTGTTGTAAAAGAGCGAACCAAGGAGATTGGGATCAGAAAAGCCATAGGTGCAAGTCCAGGCTCAATAGTCTCCTTAATTCTTTTGGAAAGCATTTTAATAACCAGTGTTGCAGGCTATATTGGGCTGGTGCTTGGGGTTGGTTTATTGGAATTACTCAAACCAGTGTTTGAAACTGTACCATATATGAAAGATCCTCAAGCTAATTTTTCAGTTGCACTCTATGCAACTCTACTTTTGATTATTTCGGGTGCTTTAGCAGGTTTTGTTCCTGCCAATAGGGCTGCAAAAATAAAACCAATTATCGCATTACGCGATGAGTAA
- a CDS encoding efflux RND transporter periplasmic adaptor subunit, which produces MKRVLRILLLATIIIVFISTIVFLYKKSEKKPKIYKTEKAFIGNIIKKTVATGSVVPRKQIEIKPQVSGIVETIFVVPGKQVKKGDLIAKIRIIPDMLNLNNAESRLKQAKIKLEDAELAFNRLKELFEKGVVAKAEFQKNENEYNIIKEEREAAENNLELIKEGAIKKAGTTTNTLIRSTTDGMVLDLPVEEGNSVIESNTFNNGTTIATIANMNDIIFKGKVDETEVGKIKQGMELMLKIGAIENDIFYASLEYIAPKGVEENGAIQFEIKADVKLKPTQFIRAGYSANADIVLDKIENVLTIKESLINFVGDSAFVEIETSPQVFKKIRIKTGLSDGINIHVLEGLDTTNVIKAGLKED; this is translated from the coding sequence ATGAAGAGAGTACTTAGAATATTATTACTAGCAACAATTATTATAGTATTTATTTCTACCATTGTTTTTCTTTATAAGAAATCTGAAAAGAAGCCAAAAATTTATAAGACTGAGAAAGCCTTTATTGGCAATATCATAAAAAAGACAGTTGCAACTGGTTCTGTTGTTCCACGTAAACAAATTGAAATAAAACCGCAAGTATCTGGAATTGTCGAAACCATTTTTGTTGTTCCTGGAAAACAAGTCAAAAAAGGCGATTTAATTGCTAAAATCCGAATAATTCCCGATATGCTTAACCTGAATAATGCTGAATCGAGGTTAAAACAAGCAAAAATCAAATTAGAAGATGCCGAATTAGCTTTTAATAGGTTAAAAGAACTCTTTGAGAAAGGGGTTGTTGCTAAAGCTGAATTTCAAAAAAACGAAAATGAGTATAATATTATAAAGGAAGAACGCGAAGCTGCAGAAAACAACCTTGAATTAATTAAAGAAGGTGCAATTAAAAAAGCAGGAACAACTACAAACACTTTAATACGATCTACAACCGATGGAATGGTGCTTGATTTACCTGTAGAGGAGGGCAATTCGGTAATAGAAAGCAATACCTTTAACAATGGAACAACCATTGCTACTATTGCCAATATGAACGATATTATTTTTAAAGGAAAGGTAGATGAAACTGAGGTTGGAAAAATTAAACAGGGAATGGAATTAATGCTCAAAATAGGAGCAATTGAAAACGACATTTTCTATGCAAGTCTAGAATATATTGCCCCAAAAGGTGTTGAAGAAAATGGTGCTATTCAATTCGAAATTAAAGCCGATGTGAAATTAAAACCAACCCAGTTTATAAGAGCTGGATACAGTGCCAATGCTGATATTGTTCTTGATAAAATTGAAAACGTGCTAACAATAAAAGAAAGCCTTATTAATTTTGTAGGAGATTCAGCATTTGTTGAGATAGAAACCAGCCCTCAGGTATTCAAAAAGATTAGAATAAAGACAGGCCTTTCAGATGGTATAAACATTCACGTATTAGAAGGCTTAGATACTACAAATGTAATTAAAGCTGGCCTAAAAGAGGATTAA